The proteins below are encoded in one region of Levilactobacillus namurensis:
- a CDS encoding ABC transporter permease, which translates to MTNRKNWGYFLPYGLWLALFVIAPVALIVYQSFFNLDHQFTLNNYATYFQSGVYLKMTANSIWYALLITLFTGIISYPTAYVLHQLKHRQFWLLLVILPTWINILLKAYAFIGIFSQAGMANNFLRFIGIGPHQLLFTNASFIFVATYIQIPFMILPIYNALDDLNPAYVNASLDLGATRWQTFRRVIFPLTLPGVKAGVQAVFIPSLSLFMLTRLIGGNKVITLGTAIEEHFLTTMNWGMGSTIGVILILAMIIVMQLTNDHDQPGGFPR; encoded by the coding sequence ATGACCAACCGTAAAAACTGGGGCTACTTTCTCCCCTACGGTCTGTGGCTGGCCCTCTTCGTGATTGCGCCGGTCGCCTTGATCGTGTACCAATCCTTCTTCAACTTAGACCATCAGTTTACCCTGAACAACTACGCGACCTACTTCCAATCTGGCGTGTACTTAAAGATGACGGCCAACTCCATCTGGTACGCCCTGCTGATCACCCTATTCACCGGAATCATCAGCTATCCTACGGCGTACGTGCTTCATCAATTGAAGCACCGTCAATTCTGGCTGTTGCTGGTCATCCTCCCCACCTGGATCAACATCTTACTTAAGGCCTACGCCTTCATCGGCATCTTCAGTCAAGCTGGTATGGCCAATAACTTCTTGCGCTTTATCGGCATCGGCCCGCACCAGCTCTTATTCACCAACGCCAGCTTCATCTTCGTGGCCACCTATATCCAGATTCCGTTCATGATTTTACCCATCTATAACGCCTTAGACGACCTCAACCCCGCCTACGTCAACGCCAGTCTCGACCTCGGCGCCACCCGGTGGCAGACCTTCCGTCGCGTCATCTTTCCGTTGACGCTCCCCGGGGTCAAGGCGGGCGTCCAAGCCGTCTTCATCCCCTCGTTATCCCTCTTCATGCTGACGCGTCTGATTGGCGGAAATAAGGTCATCACCTTAGGGACCGCGATTGAGGAGCACTTCTTGACCACCATGAACTGGGGGATGGGGTCGACGATCGGCGTGATTTTAATTCTGGCCATGATCATTGTGATGCAACTGACCAACGACCACGACCAACCAGGGGGGTTCCCACGATGA
- a CDS encoding ABC transporter ATP-binding protein, with protein MGQPIIELRHVTQRYGDHTILKNINLTLEPGKFYTLLGPSGCGKTTILRTISGFNQVTSGDVLFDGHRINDVPANHRNVNTVFQDYALFPHLTVAENVAFGLTLQKRPKSEITQKVDQALKLVRLAGYQERAISALSGGQQQRVAIARAIIMQPRVLLLDEPLSALDAKLRREMQYELRDLQQRLGITFLFVTHDQEEALAMSDEIFVMNNGEVLQSGTPVDIYDEPINHFVADFIGESNILPGKMVADFQVAFNGQQFECSDAGIPTDEPVEVVLRPEDLTLTDLAHAKLTMTIDTQLFRGDYYEIAATDTRGHSWLIHSVNPAEDGETIGISFRPQDLHVMRLHEKEAEFDARLETYEGTEDADHDQP; from the coding sequence ATGGGTCAGCCAATTATCGAACTCCGTCACGTCACCCAACGCTACGGAGACCATACCATCTTAAAAAATATCAATCTTACCCTGGAACCCGGAAAGTTCTACACGCTGCTAGGTCCCTCCGGTTGTGGGAAAACCACGATTTTACGGACCATTTCCGGCTTCAACCAGGTCACTTCCGGCGACGTCCTATTCGACGGTCACCGCATCAACGACGTTCCCGCCAACCACCGGAACGTGAACACGGTTTTCCAAGACTACGCGCTATTCCCCCACCTCACCGTCGCGGAAAACGTTGCCTTCGGTCTGACCCTGCAAAAGCGCCCGAAATCAGAGATCACCCAAAAAGTCGACCAGGCCCTTAAGCTGGTGCGCTTAGCCGGCTATCAGGAGCGCGCCATCAGTGCCCTCTCCGGGGGCCAGCAACAACGGGTCGCCATCGCCCGGGCCATCATCATGCAGCCCCGTGTGCTCCTCCTAGACGAACCCCTCTCGGCCCTGGATGCGAAGCTCCGCCGGGAAATGCAATACGAATTGCGCGACCTCCAACAACGACTGGGCATCACCTTCCTGTTCGTGACCCACGACCAAGAAGAAGCTCTCGCGATGAGTGACGAAATCTTCGTGATGAACAACGGAGAAGTCCTTCAGAGCGGGACCCCCGTCGACATCTACGACGAACCCATCAACCACTTTGTCGCGGACTTCATCGGCGAAAGCAATATTCTGCCCGGTAAGATGGTCGCCGACTTCCAAGTCGCATTCAACGGCCAACAGTTCGAGTGTTCCGACGCGGGAATTCCCACCGACGAACCGGTCGAGGTCGTGCTCCGGCCCGAAGACCTCACCCTAACTGACCTGGCGCACGCTAAGTTGACCATGACCATCGACACGCAGCTCTTTCGGGGGGACTACTACGAAATCGCGGCGACGGACACCCGGGGCCACAGCTGGTTGATCCACTCGGTCAATCCTGCCGAAGACGGGGAGACCATCGGCATCAGCTTCCGGCCACAGGACCTCCACGTGATGCGGCTCCACGAAAAAGAAGCGGAATTCGACGCCCGCCTGGAGACTTACGAAGGAACGGAGGACGCCGACCATGACCAACCGTAA
- a CDS encoding GNAT family N-acetyltransferase, with amino-acid sequence MTVTFENAQPADLPRIVAIYNEIIPSRLATTDLTPVTVASREAWFASFDPASRPIWTIRVAGTIAGWVSLESFYGRPAYRHTVEISLYIDAAFRHQGLGQRTLAFVMTQLPRLDIDRIVAFVFSHNTPSQALFKHNGFTVWGHLPEVAEMDGTLYSLDILGRYFPEAAGHGQN; translated from the coding sequence ATGACAGTCACGTTTGAAAATGCGCAACCCGCAGACTTACCACGGATTGTGGCAATTTATAATGAAATTATCCCCAGCCGGTTAGCGACGACCGACCTGACCCCCGTGACGGTGGCGTCGCGCGAGGCCTGGTTTGCGAGCTTCGACCCAGCGAGTCGGCCCATTTGGACGATCCGGGTGGCGGGAACAATCGCGGGGTGGGTCAGTCTGGAATCCTTCTACGGGCGGCCGGCTTACCGCCACACCGTCGAAATCAGTCTGTACATTGATGCGGCTTTTCGGCACCAGGGCTTGGGACAACGGACGTTAGCGTTTGTGATGACGCAGTTGCCCCGGCTAGACATTGATCGAATCGTGGCGTTTGTGTTCAGTCATAATACGCCCAGTCAGGCGTTGTTTAAGCACAACGGGTTTACGGTTTGGGGCCACCTACCAGAGGTGGCTGAGATGGACGGCACACTGTATAGTTTGGACATTCTGGGCCGTTATTTTCCGGAAGCAGCCGGTCACGGCCAAAATTAA
- a CDS encoding pentapeptide repeat-containing protein produces the protein MIKDQTINVTDLEPYQTYQQCTLVLPSLPSHVSDVHLNRCQFVGDLDHSEWLDCHFQDCDFANRTWTHSVLYRCTFTRCNLLGTAFLENRWQDVTVTESRGDYLNLSGSQLTRCRLAATTLKEAYLRACRVTPPLVLDRCDLNLASFGETRLQGVDLTTSTFDQLEVDVTPRSLAGLVINPVQAAPILGLFGVKIK, from the coding sequence ATGATTAAAGACCAAACAATTAACGTGACGGACTTGGAACCGTACCAGACCTATCAGCAGTGCACACTAGTGTTGCCTAGCTTGCCTAGTCACGTGAGCGATGTTCACCTGAACCGGTGCCAGTTCGTTGGTGACTTGGACCACAGTGAGTGGCTGGATTGCCACTTCCAAGATTGTGACTTCGCGAATCGGACTTGGACTCACAGTGTCCTGTACCGGTGTACGTTTACCCGGTGTAACTTACTGGGAACCGCTTTTCTGGAGAATCGGTGGCAGGACGTGACGGTGACGGAGAGTCGGGGGGACTACCTGAACCTCAGCGGGTCGCAGCTTACGCGGTGTCGGTTAGCTGCAACCACGCTGAAAGAGGCGTATTTACGGGCTTGTCGGGTGACGCCGCCACTGGTCTTAGATCGGTGTGACTTGAACCTGGCGAGTTTTGGGGAGACACGTTTGCAGGGCGTTGACCTCACGACTAGTACTTTTGACCAACTCGAAGTTGACGTCACTCCCCGGAGCTTAGCGGGGCTCGTGATTAATCCGGTGCAGGCGGCCCCCATCTTAGGTCTGTTCGGTGTCAAAATTAAGTAG
- the yaaA gene encoding peroxide stress protein YaaA, translated as MKIIIAPAKKMVVDTDTFAIDGLPQYLPQTAQLLDRLRELSYPEAKVLWHCSDKLAEPNYHWLQQLDLHHQLTPAILSYTGIQYQYMAPDLFTAPALDYVRQNLRILSGFYGILRPFDGIVPYRLEMQAKLAVGATANLYAFWGDRLYHALATPTEPIINLASQEYAKAIRPYLAPQQPFVTIVFASLVDGRLKTKATLAKMARGAMVRYLAEHQVTSVAGIRAFDHPDYHFDAQWSTDTQLVFLNQQ; from the coding sequence ATGAAAATCATCATTGCGCCCGCTAAAAAAATGGTCGTCGATACCGACACGTTCGCAATCGACGGTCTGCCCCAGTACCTGCCCCAAACGGCCCAACTTCTCGACCGCCTACGGGAATTGTCTTATCCCGAGGCCAAGGTCTTATGGCACTGTAGCGACAAGCTCGCTGAACCCAACTATCACTGGCTACAGCAACTCGATCTGCACCATCAGCTCACCCCAGCCATCCTCAGTTATACGGGCATTCAGTACCAGTACATGGCCCCTGACCTCTTCACCGCGCCCGCTCTCGACTACGTCCGTCAAAATCTGCGGATTCTCTCCGGCTTCTACGGCATTCTTCGTCCGTTCGACGGTATCGTTCCTTACCGCCTCGAGATGCAGGCCAAGCTTGCGGTGGGGGCCACGGCGAACCTGTACGCGTTCTGGGGGGACCGCCTCTATCACGCCCTGGCTACCCCGACGGAGCCCATCATCAACCTGGCCTCCCAAGAATACGCCAAGGCCATTCGCCCTTACCTGGCACCCCAACAGCCCTTCGTGACCATCGTCTTCGCGAGCCTGGTCGACGGTCGGTTAAAGACTAAGGCCACACTAGCTAAGATGGCCCGCGGCGCGATGGTCCGCTACCTCGCTGAACATCAGGTAACCTCCGTTGCCGGCATCCGCGCCTTTGACCACCCCGACTACCACTTTGATGCACAATGGTCCACGGACACCCAACTAGTCTTTCTCAACCAACAGTGA
- a CDS encoding ABC transporter permease — protein MLKTWIVTAETYLRQIKSWSFFFMIIGPFLMLGLTLGISYISANSASSSQEIAVVGTQPALRRQFIAQHPTELNTKITTVAAAKKALKANHLAGYLTITTTEDQVNAVYRGNQSLSKGVEAQVQNFLAKTQQLTNYQAAKLTPKQQVQLQRTPKLTQHIASKAGTANLAKTISFWLIVTMIYIILITYASITAQEIASEKGTKIMEIIFSSTTATSYFVGKITGILLVIITQIVIYLLGGWAIYAWALSRKGLHAMIAQYQSLIDGVLHNLLNLNLLYLFIGVVLFTLLAAYSGALVAKAEDASKAAQPVVMLGMVGFFATFPFQNNLDALPVKIMSYIPFLSSYFMPMRIINGTVGLGTQWLSLVIALITTGLMSWGIGHQYQHLMLQSDSQTLWQHLLNRRRRN, from the coding sequence ATGCTTAAGACCTGGATTGTGACCGCCGAGACCTACCTGCGTCAAATCAAGTCATGGAGCTTCTTCTTCATGATTATCGGTCCCTTCCTGATGCTGGGACTGACCCTGGGAATCAGCTACATTAGCGCCAACAGTGCTTCTAGCAGTCAAGAGATTGCCGTTGTGGGGACACAACCCGCCTTACGCCGCCAGTTCATTGCCCAGCACCCAACCGAGTTGAACACCAAAATCACCACGGTCGCCGCTGCGAAGAAGGCCCTAAAGGCCAACCACTTGGCGGGCTACCTGACCATCACCACTACGGAAGATCAGGTCAACGCGGTCTACCGGGGGAACCAGTCCCTCAGTAAGGGCGTTGAGGCTCAGGTCCAAAACTTCCTAGCCAAGACCCAGCAGCTGACGAACTACCAAGCCGCTAAGTTAACGCCCAAACAACAGGTTCAGCTCCAACGAACGCCTAAGCTGACCCAACACATCGCCTCTAAGGCCGGCACGGCTAACCTGGCTAAGACCATCTCGTTCTGGTTGATTGTGACTATGATCTACATTATCTTGATTACCTACGCTTCCATTACCGCCCAAGAAATTGCGTCGGAAAAGGGCACAAAAATTATGGAGATCATCTTCTCCAGTACCACTGCAACCAGCTACTTCGTGGGTAAAATCACCGGTATTCTGCTGGTGATCATTACTCAAATCGTCATTTACCTGTTGGGGGGCTGGGCCATTTACGCCTGGGCCTTAAGTCGCAAGGGTCTCCACGCGATGATTGCGCAGTACCAATCCTTGATCGACGGCGTCCTGCATAACCTCTTGAACCTGAACCTTCTTTATCTCTTTATCGGTGTGGTATTGTTCACCCTGCTGGCCGCATATAGTGGCGCGTTGGTCGCCAAGGCCGAGGATGCGTCCAAGGCCGCCCAACCCGTGGTCATGTTGGGCATGGTGGGCTTCTTCGCCACCTTCCCCTTCCAGAACAACTTAGACGCCCTGCCCGTTAAGATCATGTCGTACATCCCATTCCTCTCGTCATACTTCATGCCGATGCGGATCATTAACGGTACGGTTGGTCTGGGCACCCAGTGGCTCTCACTGGTCATCGCCTTGATCACAACAGGCTTGATGAGTTGGGGCATTGGCCACCAATACCAGCACCTGATGTTACAATCGGATAGCCAGACGCTCTGGCAGCACTTGCTCAACCGGCGTCGGCGGAATTAA
- a CDS encoding ABC transporter ATP-binding protein produces MLSIQHIRKSFGDVQALNDISFDVPNGQILGLIGQNGAGKSTTFHSILNFITFDGQITWQGHAFSAEDFNHIGYLPEERSLMPKLTIEQQIVYLARLKGQSAKVIRPQIDDWLERFAVKGTRKSKISDLSKGNQQKVQLICTLIHQPDLLILDEPFSGLDPVNADLLKRAILDAKQRGAAIIFSSHNMENVTEVCNQLVMLRTGNMVLHGTLQDVRNQFGKTELFVTTDWDARRLATLPGVASVTPRQPGQFRLHLSDPAAGPAIFASLTQGHYIEEFSQQPPTLDEIFRMKVGEADA; encoded by the coding sequence ATGCTAAGCATTCAACACATTCGAAAATCGTTCGGGGACGTCCAGGCCCTCAACGACATCAGCTTCGATGTCCCGAACGGTCAGATTCTCGGACTGATTGGTCAAAACGGGGCTGGCAAATCCACCACCTTCCACAGTATCCTGAACTTCATCACCTTCGATGGTCAGATTACTTGGCAAGGACACGCCTTTTCAGCGGAAGACTTCAACCACATCGGTTACCTTCCCGAAGAGCGTAGTCTGATGCCAAAGCTAACCATCGAACAACAAATCGTTTACCTGGCTCGGCTGAAGGGGCAGTCGGCTAAGGTGATCCGCCCCCAAATCGACGACTGGTTGGAACGGTTCGCCGTCAAGGGCACCCGCAAGAGTAAGATCAGCGACCTGTCTAAGGGGAATCAACAGAAGGTCCAATTAATCTGTACCCTGATTCACCAGCCCGACCTCCTGATCCTCGACGAACCCTTCAGTGGCCTGGATCCAGTCAATGCTGACTTGCTCAAGCGCGCTATCCTGGACGCCAAACAACGGGGAGCGGCCATTATCTTCTCCAGCCACAACATGGAAAACGTCACCGAGGTCTGCAACCAACTGGTGATGCTGCGCACGGGGAACATGGTCCTGCACGGAACGCTCCAGGATGTCCGCAACCAGTTCGGCAAGACCGAGCTGTTCGTCACGACCGACTGGGACGCTCGTCGGTTAGCGACCCTCCCCGGCGTCGCCAGCGTCACGCCCCGGCAACCGGGCCAATTCCGGCTTCATCTGAGTGACCCAGCCGCCGGGCCGGCCATCTTCGCCAGCCTGACTCAGGGCCACTACATCGAAGAATTCAGCCAGCAGCCCCCGACCCTTGATGAGATCTTCCGAATGAAAGTGGGTGAAGCAGATGCTTAA
- a CDS encoding nucleobase:cation symporter-2 family protein: MQTTQSSQATQTTDGQPVSTWKAAILGFQHLLAMYSGDVLVPLLIGGALHFNAMQMAYLISADIFMCGIATLLQLKRTRFTGIALPVVLGCAVQAVTPLSAIGRNYGVGTMYGAIIGAGLFVFLSAGWFSKIKNLFPPVVTGSLITIIGFTLIPVGFQNLGGGDVSAKNFGDLKFLLVGFLTMAIILGLNVFAKGFMKSLAILLGILLGTVIASWLGMVNLSAVGQASWFHLPQFFYFSTPKFEWSSILTMILVSLTTMVESTGVFFALGDITGKQIKEADLKRGYRAEGIAVILGGLFNTFPYSTFSENVGVVQLSGVKTRKPIYFSALFLMLLGLLPKIGALATVIPDPVLGGAMIVMFGMVGVQGIRMLQQVDFKDNNNLLVSAISIGLGLGVTVYPQIFQDLPQSLQIIVNNGVVIGSFSAVILNVVFNLRPQRAAQAAQAQVNSTAQSRK, encoded by the coding sequence TTGCAAACCACGCAATCATCTCAAGCTACACAAACGACTGACGGCCAACCCGTCTCCACCTGGAAGGCCGCAATTCTGGGGTTCCAACACCTCCTCGCCATGTACTCCGGCGACGTCTTAGTGCCCCTCTTGATTGGTGGTGCGTTACACTTTAACGCCATGCAAATGGCTTATCTGATCAGTGCCGACATCTTCATGTGCGGTATTGCGACCCTGCTCCAGTTAAAGCGGACCCGCTTCACCGGAATCGCCTTGCCCGTGGTCTTGGGGTGTGCGGTCCAAGCCGTGACGCCTCTCTCTGCCATCGGTCGGAACTACGGGGTCGGTACCATGTATGGGGCCATCATCGGGGCGGGGCTCTTCGTCTTCCTGAGTGCCGGTTGGTTCTCCAAGATCAAGAACCTATTTCCCCCCGTTGTCACGGGGTCATTGATCACCATCATCGGGTTCACCCTGATTCCTGTGGGCTTCCAGAACCTAGGTGGTGGCGACGTCAGCGCTAAGAACTTCGGGGACCTCAAGTTCCTGTTAGTCGGCTTCTTGACCATGGCCATCATCTTAGGCCTGAACGTCTTCGCTAAGGGCTTCATGAAGTCACTGGCCATCCTTTTAGGGATCCTGTTAGGCACCGTGATTGCGAGTTGGCTGGGCATGGTCAACCTGAGCGCCGTGGGTCAAGCCAGTTGGTTCCACCTACCGCAATTCTTCTACTTCAGCACGCCCAAGTTCGAGTGGTCGTCCATTCTGACCATGATTCTGGTCTCTCTGACTACCATGGTCGAATCGACCGGGGTCTTCTTCGCCTTAGGGGACATCACGGGCAAGCAGATTAAAGAGGCCGACTTAAAGCGCGGCTACCGGGCTGAAGGTATCGCTGTGATCCTGGGCGGACTCTTCAACACCTTCCCGTACTCGACCTTCTCTGAAAACGTGGGGGTGGTCCAGCTTTCCGGCGTTAAGACCCGCAAGCCCATCTACTTCTCCGCTCTTTTCCTGATGCTTCTGGGGCTCTTACCTAAGATTGGCGCGTTGGCAACGGTCATCCCCGACCCCGTTTTGGGTGGTGCCATGATCGTGATGTTCGGTATGGTCGGCGTCCAAGGTATCCGCATGCTCCAACAAGTCGACTTCAAAGACAACAATAACCTGTTAGTCTCGGCTATCTCGATTGGCCTTGGGTTGGGCGTAACGGTCTACCCGCAGATTTTCCAAGACCTGCCGCAATCCCTGCAAATCATCGTGAATAACGGGGTCGTCATCGGGAGCTTCTCCGCCGTCATCTTGAACGTGGTCTTCAACTTGCGGCCGCAACGTGCGGCTCAAGCCGCCCAAGCACAAGTCAACAGTACGGCCCAATCTCGAAAATAA
- a CDS encoding asparaginase: MGNQFVGRGVNVVKKILAIHTGGTISMSQNAQGEVVPNDQNPIAQDATILAGRVQLITDEMFNLPSPHMTPVQMLQIKQRILKAEAQGIDGVVITHGTDTLEETAYFLDLTLPNTIPVVVTGAMRSSNEVGSDGLYNFQSAIEVAAADASRDNGVMVVMNDEIHTARYVTKTHTTNVATFRTPTFGPIGLVTKGHPMYFQKLIQQTTCDIDHVIDGVYLLKAYAGMDASLFDALATDRTRGLVIEGVGAGNLPPATLPGIQRLLDRQIPIVLVSRCYNGVAEDIYDYPGGGIGLRKMGLLLCQGLNGQKARIKLLVGLSAGLTGSDLADFLRTAVS, encoded by the coding sequence ATGGGTAACCAATTTGTTGGAAGGGGAGTAAATGTTGTGAAGAAGATTTTAGCGATTCACACGGGGGGCACCATTTCCATGTCGCAAAACGCACAGGGGGAGGTCGTGCCCAATGATCAGAACCCGATTGCCCAGGACGCCACGATCCTGGCGGGGCGGGTTCAGTTGATCACGGATGAAATGTTCAACCTGCCGTCGCCGCACATGACGCCGGTTCAGATGTTACAGATCAAGCAACGGATTCTAAAGGCCGAAGCGCAGGGCATCGACGGGGTCGTGATTACGCACGGAACCGATACGCTGGAAGAAACGGCGTACTTCTTAGACCTGACGCTGCCGAACACGATTCCCGTGGTGGTGACGGGGGCCATGCGGTCGTCGAATGAGGTCGGCTCAGACGGCCTGTACAATTTTCAATCGGCCATCGAGGTGGCCGCGGCCGACGCATCGCGGGATAACGGCGTGATGGTGGTCATGAACGACGAGATTCACACGGCGCGCTACGTGACCAAGACCCACACCACCAACGTGGCGACTTTCCGGACCCCGACCTTTGGGCCGATTGGGTTGGTCACCAAGGGCCATCCCATGTACTTCCAGAAGTTGATTCAGCAGACCACCTGCGACATCGACCACGTGATCGACGGGGTCTACCTCTTGAAGGCCTACGCGGGGATGGACGCCAGTCTGTTCGACGCCTTAGCGACGGACCGGACTCGGGGTCTAGTTATCGAGGGTGTCGGTGCGGGAAACCTGCCGCCGGCAACGCTGCCGGGGATTCAACGGTTACTGGACCGCCAGATTCCAATCGTGTTGGTCTCACGGTGTTATAACGGTGTGGCCGAGGACATCTACGATTACCCGGGTGGCGGGATTGGCTTGCGCAAGATGGGGTTATTGTTGTGCCAAGGACTGAACGGTCAGAAGGCCCGAATCAAGTTACTGGTCGGACTCAGCGCTGGGTTAACGGGCTCCGACTTGGCGGACTTCTTACGGACGGCGGTCTCTTAA